Proteins found in one Paenibacillus borealis genomic segment:
- a CDS encoding MerR family transcriptional regulator produces the protein MNQSLHEPKYTIKDVSEITGLTKHTIRYYDDQQLIPFVSRDGRNNRLFSDHDLDWLRMVHSFRISGLPVSEVKHYVAMCLQGDETIPDRAELVAKQEKELETKIHEYNLQLMHIKAKKAYYKNVLAGQLNDTWNPVNNNPECGEKYVIPEHINSASKVHVSP, from the coding sequence TTGAATCAGTCATTACATGAACCCAAATATACGATTAAAGATGTATCTGAAATCACTGGACTAACAAAACATACGATCCGCTACTACGATGACCAACAATTAATCCCTTTCGTTTCAAGAGATGGCAGAAACAACCGCCTATTCTCTGACCATGATCTGGATTGGTTACGAATGGTACACTCCTTTCGTATTTCAGGATTGCCGGTTTCAGAGGTCAAGCATTACGTTGCTATGTGTTTGCAAGGTGATGAGACGATTCCTGACAGGGCTGAGCTTGTTGCAAAGCAGGAAAAAGAACTAGAGACAAAGATACATGAGTACAACCTTCAATTAATGCACATCAAGGCAAAGAAGGCTTATTACAAAAATGTTTTGGCTGGTCAATTGAATGATACCTGGAACCCGGTGAACAATAACCCGGAATGCGGTGAGAAATATGTTATACCTGAACATATCAATTCAGCATCAAAGGTCCATGTATCACCCTGA
- a CDS encoding alpha-glucosidase/alpha-galactosidase, with translation MSKITFIGAGSTVFAKNVLGDIMATPALQGFELALYDIDLQRLKDSENMLNNLKHSGGSTCTIIAYTDRKEALRGAKYVINAIQVGGYDPCTITDFEIPKKYGLRQTIADTAGIGGIFRNLRTIPVMLDFAADIREVCPDALFLNYTNPMAVLTNVMNTYGGVKTVGLCHSVQQCIPGLFSHLGIDQEGVQATIAGINHMAWLLKVTKDGKDLYPEIKRLAAEKQLEPHGDMVRYEMMLKFGYYITESSEHNAEYHPYFIKRNYPELIDRFQIPLDEYPRRCVEQIGRWEQMREELVNNQELKHERSHEYASYILEAIETNVPFKIGGNIMNTGLITNLPKEAVVEVPCLVDRSGVTPTYVGDLPPQCAALNRTNINTQLLTIEAAITRKKEHIYHAAMLDPHTAAELSMDDIVNMCDELIAAHGDWLPEYQ, from the coding sequence ATGTCGAAAATTACATTTATCGGTGCCGGAAGTACTGTTTTTGCCAAAAACGTCCTGGGAGATATCATGGCTACACCTGCCCTGCAGGGGTTCGAGCTTGCCTTGTATGATATTGATCTTCAGCGGCTCAAAGATTCCGAGAATATGCTGAACAACCTGAAGCACAGCGGCGGCAGCACCTGTACCATCATCGCCTATACCGACCGTAAGGAAGCGCTGCGCGGTGCCAAATATGTGATCAATGCGATTCAGGTCGGCGGGTATGATCCGTGCACCATTACAGATTTTGAAATTCCGAAGAAATACGGCTTGCGTCAGACCATTGCAGACACCGCAGGCATCGGCGGAATATTCCGCAATTTGCGCACGATTCCGGTCATGCTTGATTTCGCTGCGGATATTCGTGAAGTCTGCCCGGATGCGCTGTTCCTGAACTACACGAACCCGATGGCTGTTCTAACGAATGTGATGAATACTTACGGTGGCGTGAAGACGGTGGGATTATGCCACAGCGTGCAGCAATGTATTCCCGGATTATTCAGTCACCTCGGGATCGATCAGGAAGGTGTGCAGGCGACAATTGCCGGTATTAACCACATGGCCTGGCTGCTTAAGGTTACCAAGGACGGCAAGGATTTGTACCCGGAGATCAAGCGCCTCGCCGCAGAGAAGCAGCTTGAGCCTCACGGCGATATGGTCCGCTATGAGATGATGCTGAAATTCGGCTACTATATTACGGAATCCTCCGAGCATAATGCGGAATACCATCCTTACTTCATCAAAAGAAATTATCCTGAGCTGATCGACCGGTTCCAGATCCCCCTTGACGAATATCCGCGCCGCTGTGTAGAACAGATCGGACGCTGGGAGCAAATGCGTGAGGAGCTGGTGAATAATCAGGAGCTGAAGCATGAACGTTCCCATGAGTATGCCTCATATATTCTGGAAGCGATTGAAACTAACGTACCGTTTAAGATCGGCGGCAACATAATGAACACCGGACTGATTACGAATCTGCCAAAGGAGGCCGTTGTCGAGGTCCCTTGCCTGGTGGACCGCAGCGGAGTCACTCCAACCTACGTAGGCGATCTGCCTCCGCAATGTGCGGCGCTTAACCGGACCAATATCAATACACAGCTGTTGACAATTGAAGCCGCCATCACACGCAAGAAAGAGCATATCTACCATGCAGCCATGCTGGACCCGCATACCGCAGCAGAGCTCTCGATGGACGATATCGTTAACATGTGTGATGAGCTGATTGCTGCCCACGGCGACTGGCTGCCTGAGTATCAATAG
- a CDS encoding NUDIX hydrolase produces the protein MKNRDWLFAEENRIHNFRSAAVLLHEGKILLQRGVEDTEYALPGGHVAWGETSAEALIREYKEELGVTISVERLIWVEETFWKWGLKEAHTLCHYHMVRLNSASQIPLSGLFKSLETDESRLIFQWVDINELQEYKVYPEFLQYKISNLADGIEHFVTRN, from the coding sequence ATGAAAAACAGAGATTGGTTATTCGCAGAAGAGAATCGAATTCATAATTTCCGGAGCGCCGCAGTTTTGCTTCATGAGGGTAAAATTCTTCTTCAAAGAGGAGTCGAAGATACTGAATATGCTCTTCCAGGTGGGCATGTGGCTTGGGGGGAGACAAGTGCAGAGGCTCTCATCCGCGAGTATAAGGAAGAGCTCGGCGTAACCATATCAGTAGAGCGGCTAATTTGGGTTGAGGAAACCTTTTGGAAGTGGGGATTGAAAGAAGCGCATACGTTATGTCATTATCATATGGTTCGTTTAAACAGTGCTTCGCAGATTCCTTTAAGCGGACTTTTTAAGTCTTTAGAAACAGATGAATCCAGATTGATTTTCCAGTGGGTTGATATCAATGAATTACAGGAGTATAAGGTTTACCCTGAGTTTCTTCAGTATAAAATCTCGAATTTAGCAGATGGGATTGAGCACTTTGTAACCCGTAACTAA
- a CDS encoding NADH-dependent flavin oxidoreductase: MNTNYDNLLESFSFKNGISLRNRVVMSPMTTWASNDDYTISDDEVNYYRRRVAGVGLVITGCTHVQPNGIGFTNEFAAYDDKFIPSLRRLADAAKSGGAAAVLQIFHAGNKALPDLTPNGDVVSSSAVETEATGFAPSVTPRELSHDEILEVIHAFGETTRRAIEAGFDGVEIHGAHGFLVQNFFSPFFNRREDDWGGSLENRLRFPLAIVKEMKKVIEKHAAKPFIFGYRISPDEHQIGGIRMKDTYVLIERLIEAEVDYVHASLPDALSSKPVDSQDDKTYLELIVEHVNSRIPLLAAGSMATPDDVATGLDKGLNLAVIGHALITDPDWIEKVQRGQESEIQTAIKASNINKIELPEKLWDVIQASGPWFNIEN, from the coding sequence ATGAACACAAATTATGACAACCTGCTCGAATCTTTCTCATTTAAAAATGGTATTTCTCTTAGAAATCGCGTTGTAATGTCACCTATGACCACTTGGGCCAGTAATGACGATTATACAATTTCAGATGATGAAGTGAACTATTACAGAAGAAGAGTAGCAGGTGTAGGTCTGGTTATAACAGGCTGTACACATGTTCAACCTAATGGAATTGGTTTTACGAATGAATTTGCAGCTTATGACGATAAATTTATTCCAAGTTTACGCAGATTGGCGGATGCGGCCAAAAGCGGCGGAGCTGCTGCTGTGCTTCAAATTTTTCATGCAGGAAACAAAGCACTCCCGGATCTTACACCAAATGGAGATGTAGTTAGTTCCAGTGCTGTTGAGACGGAAGCTACTGGATTTGCTCCTTCCGTTACACCGAGAGAACTTTCGCACGATGAAATACTGGAAGTCATTCATGCATTTGGAGAAACAACAAGACGAGCTATTGAAGCAGGGTTTGATGGGGTTGAAATTCATGGCGCACACGGATTTTTAGTTCAAAACTTTTTCTCTCCATTCTTCAACAGACGTGAGGATGATTGGGGAGGATCACTTGAGAACCGCCTTCGTTTTCCACTGGCAATAGTTAAGGAAATGAAAAAAGTTATAGAAAAACATGCTGCTAAACCATTTATTTTCGGCTACCGGATTTCTCCTGATGAACATCAAATAGGCGGCATAAGAATGAAAGATACTTATGTACTGATTGAACGGCTAATTGAAGCAGAAGTTGATTATGTGCATGCTTCACTACCTGATGCTCTTTCCTCTAAGCCAGTCGACAGCCAAGATGATAAGACTTATCTTGAGTTGATCGTTGAACATGTGAATAGCCGGATTCCCCTGCTGGCTGCGGGTTCTATGGCAACACCAGATGATGTTGCAACAGGTTTAGATAAGGGACTTAACCTGGCTGTGATCGGACATGCGTTAATTACAGATCCTGATTGGATTGAAAAGGTTCAAAGAGGACAGGAATCAGAAATTCAAACTGCTATAAAGGCTTCCAATATTAATAAGATTGAGCTTCCGGAAAAACTTTGGGATGTCATTCAAGCTTCAGGTCCGTGGTTTAATATCGAAAATTAG
- the ppsA gene encoding phosphoenolpyruvate synthase — MGSWVLGFEEMDNTQLLLVGGKGLNLGMLTGIEGVQVPEGFCVTTAGYQEAILHNETYHALLSRLTTLRVDEREQIAAISREIRQTITEAEIPSGVVTAVTQALSRLGSEQAYAVRSSATAEDLPHASFAGQQDTYLNIIGVDAILQHISKCWASLFTDRAVIYRMQNGFDHSQVYLSVIVQRMVFPQASGILFTADPVTNNRKLLSIDASFGLGEALVSGLVSADSYKVKNKEIVDKRIAAKKLAIYGLPEGGTETRQLDPVQQQAQTLTEPQILQLAQIGREIEAYFGSPQDIEWCLADDTFYIVQSRPITTLFPIPEAIDQKNRAYVSVGHGQMMTDAMKPLGLSFHLLITPAPMRIAGGRLFVDVTAHLASAARKTIIDTLGKSDPLVKDALMTIVERGDFIPLSPEVESAAGPGKSSGKLPAVDLVPIGSDPTIVTKLIKSNEASVEELKYNIRTKSGSDLFDFIREDIQELKKVLFDPQSTAVFMAAMDASAWINDHINEWLGEINAADTLSQSVQNNITSEMGLALMDVADVIRPYPQVIDYLQSVQEDNFMDGLITLEGGQETRDALTDYLSTYGMRCTGEIDITRTRWSEKPAILIPMILSNIRNFAPNASRQKFEQGRQEAWDKEQELLDRLKQLPEGEHKARETKQMIDLVRNFIGYREYPKYGMVSRYLVYKQAIMKEAARLVQAGVIDDKEDIFYLNFEELHQVVRTNTIDYQLINRRKDDYKLYDKLTPPRVITSDGEILSGQYKREHLPPGAIAGLPVSSGVIEGRARVIFNMEEANLEEGDILVTLFTDPSWTPLFVSIKALVTEVGGLMTHGAVIAREYGLPAVVGVENATRLIQDGQRIRVHGTEGYVEIL; from the coding sequence ATGGGTTCTTGGGTTCTGGGTTTTGAGGAAATGGATAATACGCAGCTGCTGCTTGTTGGCGGCAAAGGGTTAAATCTGGGGATGTTAACTGGAATAGAAGGCGTCCAAGTCCCCGAAGGCTTCTGTGTTACTACGGCGGGTTATCAGGAAGCAATCTTGCATAACGAAACCTATCATGCTTTGCTAAGCCGGCTGACAACACTGCGGGTGGATGAACGGGAGCAGATTGCGGCAATCAGCAGGGAGATCCGCCAGACCATTACGGAAGCAGAAATTCCTTCCGGGGTTGTAACTGCAGTTACACAGGCTCTCTCCCGGCTAGGGAGTGAACAGGCTTACGCGGTACGTTCCAGTGCGACTGCTGAGGATCTGCCGCACGCCTCTTTTGCCGGTCAGCAAGACACTTATTTAAATATTATCGGCGTTGACGCCATCCTTCAGCATATCAGCAAATGTTGGGCTTCACTATTCACGGACCGCGCGGTAATCTACCGGATGCAGAATGGCTTTGACCACAGTCAGGTCTATTTATCTGTTATCGTTCAACGGATGGTCTTCCCGCAGGCTTCAGGTATTCTATTTACCGCTGATCCGGTAACGAATAACCGCAAGCTGCTGTCCATCGATGCCAGCTTTGGACTTGGAGAAGCATTGGTCTCAGGTCTGGTGTCTGCCGATTCATATAAGGTGAAGAACAAGGAAATCGTGGATAAGCGGATAGCAGCCAAAAAACTGGCCATCTACGGACTACCGGAAGGCGGTACCGAGACCCGGCAGCTCGATCCCGTGCAGCAACAGGCTCAGACCCTTACAGAGCCACAGATTTTACAGCTCGCACAGATCGGAAGAGAAATCGAGGCTTATTTCGGCTCCCCCCAGGATATTGAATGGTGTCTAGCTGATGATACCTTCTATATTGTGCAGAGCCGGCCTATTACTACTCTATTCCCGATCCCCGAAGCCATTGATCAAAAGAACCGCGCTTATGTATCTGTCGGTCATGGACAAATGATGACCGATGCCATGAAACCGCTGGGACTGTCTTTTCACCTGTTAATTACTCCTGCGCCCATGCGTATAGCCGGAGGAAGACTGTTTGTTGATGTCACCGCCCATTTGGCTTCGGCCGCCAGAAAGACAATCATCGATACCCTGGGGAAATCCGATCCGCTTGTTAAAGACGCGCTTATGACTATCGTGGAGCGGGGTGATTTTATACCTTTGTCACCGGAGGTTGAATCAGCAGCCGGGCCTGGTAAAAGCTCCGGTAAGCTGCCGGCGGTTGATCTGGTACCGATCGGAAGCGATCCGACCATCGTTACAAAGCTGATTAAGAGCAATGAAGCATCGGTAGAAGAGCTGAAATACAATATCCGGACGAAATCAGGATCAGATTTATTTGATTTTATCCGGGAAGATATCCAGGAGCTAAAGAAGGTTCTGTTTGACCCGCAAAGTACGGCGGTGTTCATGGCCGCAATGGATGCTTCTGCATGGATCAATGACCATATTAACGAGTGGTTAGGGGAAATAAACGCGGCAGATACACTTTCGCAATCCGTGCAGAACAATATTACTTCGGAAATGGGTCTGGCGCTGATGGATGTCGCTGATGTGATTCGTCCTTACCCGCAGGTCATTGATTATTTACAGAGTGTGCAAGAGGATAACTTCATGGACGGACTGATTACCTTAGAGGGTGGACAAGAAACCCGTGACGCCCTGACGGATTATCTCAGCACGTACGGAATGCGCTGCACCGGCGAAATCGACATTACCAGAACCCGGTGGAGCGAGAAGCCGGCAATCCTGATTCCTATGATTCTAAGTAACATCAGGAACTTTGCGCCTAATGCCAGCAGGCAGAAATTTGAGCAGGGGCGGCAGGAAGCCTGGGATAAAGAACAGGAGCTGTTAGACCGCCTGAAGCAGTTACCGGAGGGGGAACACAAAGCCCGCGAAACCAAACAAATGATTGACCTGGTCCGGAATTTCATTGGTTACCGGGAATATCCCAAATACGGCATGGTTAGCCGCTACCTGGTTTACAAGCAGGCGATCATGAAGGAAGCCGCACGGCTTGTTCAAGCAGGTGTTATCGACGATAAAGAAGATATATTCTACCTCAATTTCGAAGAGCTTCACCAAGTCGTGCGCACGAATACAATCGATTACCAGCTCATTAATAGACGTAAAGATGACTATAAATTATATGATAAGCTCACTCCCCCGCGCGTGATCACGTCTGATGGAGAAATCCTATCCGGCCAGTACAAACGGGAGCATCTCCCGCCAGGAGCAATTGCAGGTCTGCCTGTGTCTTCCGGTGTAATAGAAGGCCGGGCACGTGTAATCTTCAACATGGAAGAGGCTAATCTGGAGGAGGGGGATATCCTGGTGACCTTATTCACCGACCCCAGCTGGACCCCATTGTTCGTCTCCATTAAGGCCTTAGTCACCGAAGTCGGCGGACTGATGACCCATGGAGCTGTCATCGCACGGGAGTATGGCTTACCGGCAGTGGTCGGAGTGGAGAATGCCACCAGACTGATCCAGGACGGGCAACGCATCCGTGTGCATGGAACCGAGGGGTATGTCGAGATATTGTGA
- a CDS encoding AraC family transcriptional regulator produces the protein MNPEHYDFVIGINLTPEEKELSVLFSGEARPHPGHTIGPSVHDYYLIHTVLEGEGLFQSGTFSAQCKSGDTFIIFPGALFSYQADRDAPWHYAWVALQGIGVQELFLAVGITREMPFMHSANVAELHSLYERIRNSFMQSAYPQLESLEASGWARLLLHQFGLGNVSALPLHPAEMPEIIDRQIDQAIRWISLQFHQQISIDHLASSLGYHRVHLSKAFKQRTGLSPKQFLLKIRMDKARDLLGGTLTIEQVASSVGFNDALYFSKQFRKHTGMPPSEYRASLRRGE, from the coding sequence ATGAATCCGGAGCACTATGATTTTGTTATAGGCATTAACCTCACACCCGAGGAGAAGGAGCTGTCTGTGCTGTTCAGCGGAGAAGCGAGACCGCATCCCGGCCATACCATCGGACCTTCTGTACACGATTATTACTTAATACATACTGTTCTGGAAGGTGAAGGTCTGTTTCAAAGCGGGACGTTCTCTGCGCAGTGTAAGAGCGGCGACACTTTCATTATTTTCCCGGGCGCGCTCTTCAGTTATCAGGCAGATCGGGATGCCCCATGGCATTATGCATGGGTAGCCTTGCAGGGGATAGGTGTTCAGGAACTTTTCTTGGCTGTAGGGATTACAAGGGAAATGCCTTTCATGCATTCCGCTAATGTCGCAGAGCTGCATAGTCTGTACGAGAGGATCCGGAATTCTTTCATGCAATCCGCCTACCCGCAGCTGGAGAGTCTGGAGGCTTCAGGCTGGGCACGGCTGCTGCTTCATCAATTCGGGCTGGGCAATGTAAGTGCGCTACCCCTGCACCCTGCCGAAATGCCCGAGATTATTGACCGGCAGATCGACCAGGCGATCCGCTGGATTTCGCTGCAGTTCCATCAGCAGATCAGTATTGATCATCTGGCGTCCTCCCTCGGCTACCACCGGGTGCATCTGTCCAAAGCCTTCAAGCAGAGAACAGGTCTGTCACCTAAACAGTTTTTGCTCAAAATTCGGATGGACAAAGCCAGAGATCTGCTCGGGGGGACGCTGACCATTGAGCAGGTGGCATCGTCCGTCGGCTTCAATGATGCGCTGTATTTCTCCAAGCAATTCCGCAAGCACACCGGCATGCCGCCGAGTGAGTACCGGGCCAGTCTGAGAAGAGGGGAATAG